In Clupea harengus chromosome 13, Ch_v2.0.2, whole genome shotgun sequence, one DNA window encodes the following:
- the zmiz1a gene encoding zinc finger MIZ domain-containing protein 1a isoform X3 has translation MNSMPSMDRHIQQTNDRLQCIKQHLQNPANFQTAATELLDWCGDPRAFQRPFEQSLMGCLTVVSRVAAQQGYDLDLGYRLLAVCAANRDKFTPKSAALLSSWCEELGRLLLLRHQKNRQNEPQGKVPMQSPINSMKPPLSHGDGSFPYDSVPWQQNTNQPPGSLSVVTTVWGVTNTSQSQVLGNHMANANNPMNSGGNTIGSGMAANNPGMNSQFPGQQQQFAAKGGPNQAYMQQGMQQGMYGRPGHPGGGGFSGSYPGGPNAPGGIGMPQPTQPAAAAAAAAVAAAAATATATATATVALQETQNKDMNQYGQMCSSFQMGPSQGYNNQFLSQQGPRGPPSMQGAGGMNPAGMNPGINNANMTGPPMGMNQPRAPGMAPFGGHGQRMPQQGYPGPRAQGMPMQAMKRPYPGEPNYGGQQFAPNGQFPNQQGQYSTPNPSRSLPSPNYPGQRMPGQQGAGQYPPGGVAMGQYYKQEPFNGQNNNNFSAGGYSYSQGNGPPRPVGNYPHSPVPGNPTPPMTPGSTIPPYLSPSQDVKPPFPPDMKPSVTVLPPHPTNPNEELRLTFPVRDGVVLEPFRLEHNLAVSNHVFHLRPSVHQTLMWRSDLELQFKCYHHEDRQMNTNWPASVQVSVNATPLTIERGDNKTSHKPLHLKHVCQPGRNTIQITVTACCCSHLFVLQLVHRPSVRSVLQGLLKKRLLPAEHCITKIKRNFSSVAASSNTTLNGEDGIEQTAIKVSLKCPITFRRIQLPARGHDCKHVQCFDLESYLQLNCERGTWRCPVCNKSALLEGLEVDQYMWGILNAIQNSEFEEVTIDPTCSWRPVPIKSDLHIKEDPDGPLAKRFKTMSPSQMIMPNVMEMIAQLGPGPSPYTSLAQQHQANSGEYVSQGRGNSYQGNHGNFDFPHGNPSSGAPMNDFIHGPQLSHPPEGPNNLMGPDKPLAHGMPDTMPHPGSTEPSHASMHQQSLHAPPHPSSQSAQPLHHGGPPSSHPPPTRQGPPNQQQPQPPPPSSSLNSQSHGSELTFHPSEGQAGAQGAADMPEPSLDLLPELANPDELLSYLDPPDLPNNSSDDLLSLFENN, from the exons cGCTGTTGTCGTCCTGGTGTGAGGAGCTGGgacgcctgctgctgctgcggcacCAGAAGAACAGGCAGAACGAGCCTCAGGGCAAAGTACCCATGCAGTCGCCCATCAACTCCATGAAGCCGCCCCTGTCACACGG CGATGGGTCCTTCCCTTATGATTCTGTTCCCTGGCAACAAAACACCAACCAGCCCCCTGGGTCTCTGTCTGTAGTGACAACCGTGTGGGGTGTGACCAATACGTCCCAGAGTCAG GTATTGGGCAACCACATGGCTAATGCTAACAACCCCATGAACTCTGGAGGGAACACCATAGGCTCAGGCATGGCAGCTAACAACCCAGGCATGAACTCCCAGTTCCCTGGGCAACAGCAGCAGTTCGCAGCCAAAGGGGGCCCCAACCAGGCCTACATGCAGCAGGGGATGCAGCAGGGCATGTACGGACGGCCAGGACACCCGGGCGGAGGCGGCTTCAGTGGGAG CTACCCAGGTGGTCCCAATGCCCCCGGCGGAATAGGCATGCCTCAGCCCACCCAACCAGCTGCTGCGGCCGCTGCGGCCGCTGTAGCAGCCGCCGCTGCCACGGCAACCGCCACGGCAACCGCCACTGTGGCCCTACAGGAGACGCAAAACAAGGACATGAACCAGTATGGCCAG aTGTGTTCGTCCTTTCAGATGGGTCCCTCACAGGGCTACAACAACCAGTTCCTCAGCCAGCAGGGCCCCCGAGGCCCCCCATCCATGCAGGGGGCAGGGGGCATGAACCCGGCAGGCATGAACCCAGGCATCAACAACGCCAACATGACGGGGCCCCCCATGGGCATGAACCAGCCCCGAGCCCCTGGCATGGCTCCCTTTGGCGGCCACGGCCAGAGGATGCCCCAGCAGGGCTACCCGGGCCCCCGGGCACAGGGCATGCCCATGCAGGCCATGAAGAGGCCCTACCCAGGCGAG CCAAACTATGGAGGTCAGCAGTTTGCACCAAACGGCCAGTTTCCCAACCAGCAGGGCCAATAttccacccccaacccctccagGTCTCTGCCCTCGCCCAACTACCCCGGCCAGAGGATGCCAGGCCAGCAGGGCGCCGGCCAGTACCCCCCTGGTGGAGTGGCCATGGGCCAGTACTATAAG CAGGAGCCATTTAACgggcaaaacaacaacaacttctcAGCCGGTGGATACTCCTACAGTCAAGGCAATGGG cCTCCTCGACCAGTGGGTAACTACCCCCACTCTCCGGTCCCTGGGAACCCCACGCCCCCCATGACCCCGGGCAGCACTATCCCCCCCTACCTGTCCCCCAGTCAGGACGTCAAACCGCCCTTCCCTCCAGACATGAAGCCCAGCGTGACGGTGCTGCCCCCACACCCAA CCAACCCTAACGAGGAGCTGCGTTTAACGTTTCCAGTGCGGGACGGTGTGGTGTTGGAGCCCTTCCGCCTGGAGCACAACCTGGCCGTCAGCAACCACGTCTTCCACTTGAGACCCTCTGTCCACCAGACACTCATGTGGAG gtcagaTCTGGAGCTGCAGTTCAAGTGCTACCACCATGAAGACCGGCAGATGAACACAAACTGGCCGGCCTCCGTGCAGGTCAGCGTCAACGCCACGCCGCTCACCATCGAGAGGGGAGACAACAAAACCTCCCACAAACCCCTTCACCTCAAACACGTTTGCCAGCCGGGCAGGAACACCATCCAGATCACCGTCACTGCCTGCTGctgt tcGCACTTGTTTGTGCTGCAGCTGGTGCATCGGCCGTCCGTGCGATCCGTCCTGCAGGGGCTCCTCAAGAAGAGACTGCTGCCGGCCGAGCACTGCATCACCAAAA TCAAAAGAAACTTCAGCAGTGTAGCAGCCTCCTCTAACACCACTCTGAATGGGGAGGACGGGATTGAGCAGACAGCCATTAAAGTGTCTCTCAAGTGTCCCATCACCTTCAGACGGATCCAGCTGCCAGCACGGGGACACGACTGTAAACACGTGCAg TGTTTTGACCTGGAGTCGTATCTGCAGCTGAACTGTGAGAGGGGGACGTGGCGATGTCCCGTCTGCAA TAAAAGCGCACTCCTGGAGGGCCTGGAGGTGGACCAGTACATGTGGGGAATTCTCAATGCCATCCAAAA CTCGGAGTTTGAGGAGGTCACCATCGACCCGACGTGTAGCTGGCGGCCCGTCCCCATAAAGTCCGACCTCCACATCAAGGAGGATCCAGACGGCCCTCTGGCCAAGCGCTTTAAGACCATGAGCCCCAGTCAGATGATCATGCCCAATGTGATGGAGATGATCGCCCAGCTGGGGCCGGGCCCCTCGCCCTACACCTCTCTGGCCCAGCAGCACCAGGCCAACAGCGGGGAGTACGTCAGCCAGGGAAGAG GAAACAGTTACCAGGGCAACCATGGAAACTTTGACTTCCCCCATGGCAACCCGTCCAGCGGAGCGCCCATGAATGACTTCATCCACGGCCCCCAGCTGTCGCACCCGCCAGAGGGGCCCAACAACCTCATGGGCCCCGACAAGCCTCTCGCCCACGGCATGCCTGACACG ATGCCTCACCCGGGCAGCACTGAACCGTCCCACGCTTCCATGCATCAGCAGAGCTTACACGCGCCGCCTCACCCCAGCAGCCAATCAGCGCAGCCGCTTCACCACGGCGGCCCCCCTTCCTCCCATCCGCCGCCCACGCGCCAGGGCCCGCCCAATCAGCAGCAGCCTcagccgccgccgccgtccTCCAGCCTTAACAGCCAATCGCATGGCAGCGAGCTGACCTTTCACCCTTCGGAAGGGCAGGCCGGGGCACAGGGAGCAGCAGACATGCCCGAGCCCTCGTTGGAT cTGCTGCCAGAGCTGGCCAACCCAGACGAGTTACTGTCATACTTGGACCCGCCTGACCTCCCAAACAACAGCAGCGATGacttgctctccctctttgaAAACAACTGA
- the zmiz1a gene encoding zinc finger MIZ domain-containing protein 1a isoform X5, translating to MQSPINSMKPPLSHGDGSFPYDSVPWQQNTNQPPGSLSVVTTVWGVTNTSQSQVLGNHMANANNPMNSGGNTIGSGMAANNPGMNSQFPGQQQQFAAKGGPNQAYMQQGMQQGMYGRPGHPGGGGFSGSYPGGPNAPGGIGMPQPTQPAAAAAAAAVAAAAATATATATATVALQETQNKDMNQYGQMCSSFQMGPSQGYNNQFLSQQGPRGPPSMQGAGGMNPAGMNPGINNANMTGPPMGMNQPRAPGMAPFGGHGQRMPQQGYPGPRAQGMPMQAMKRPYPGEPNYGGQQFAPNGQFPNQQGQYSTPNPSRSLPSPNYPGQRMPGQQGAGQYPPGGVAMGQYYKQEPFNGQNNNNFSAGGYSYSQGNGPPRPVGNYPHSPVPGNPTPPMTPGSTIPPYLSPSQDVKPPFPPDMKPSVTVLPPHPTNPNEELRLTFPVRDGVVLEPFRLEHNLAVSNHVFHLRPSVHQTLMWRSDLELQFKCYHHEDRQMNTNWPASVQVSVNATPLTIERGDNKTSHKPLHLKHVCQPGRNTIQITVTACCCSHLFVLQLVHRPSVRSVLQGLLKKRLLPAEHCITKIKRNFSSVAASSNTTLNGEDGIEQTAIKVSLKCPITFRRIQLPARGHDCKHVQCFDLESYLQLNCERGTWRCPVCNKSALLEGLEVDQYMWGILNAIQNSEFEEVTIDPTCSWRPVPIKSDLHIKEDPDGPLAKRFKTMSPSQMIMPNVMEMIAQLGPGPSPYTSLAQQHQANSGEYVSQGRGNSYQGNHGNFDFPHGNPSSGAPMNDFIHGPQLSHPPEGPNNLMGPDKPLAHGMPDTMPHPGSTEPSHASMHQQSLHAPPHPSSQSAQPLHHGGPPSSHPPPTRQGPPNQQQPQPPPPSSSLNSQSHGSELTFHPSEGQAGAQGAADMPEPSLDLLPELANPDELLSYLDPPDLPNNSSDDLLSLFENN from the exons ATGCAGTCGCCCATCAACTCCATGAAGCCGCCCCTGTCACACGG CGATGGGTCCTTCCCTTATGATTCTGTTCCCTGGCAACAAAACACCAACCAGCCCCCTGGGTCTCTGTCTGTAGTGACAACCGTGTGGGGTGTGACCAATACGTCCCAGAGTCAG GTATTGGGCAACCACATGGCTAATGCTAACAACCCCATGAACTCTGGAGGGAACACCATAGGCTCAGGCATGGCAGCTAACAACCCAGGCATGAACTCCCAGTTCCCTGGGCAACAGCAGCAGTTCGCAGCCAAAGGGGGCCCCAACCAGGCCTACATGCAGCAGGGGATGCAGCAGGGCATGTACGGACGGCCAGGACACCCGGGCGGAGGCGGCTTCAGTGGGAG CTACCCAGGTGGTCCCAATGCCCCCGGCGGAATAGGCATGCCTCAGCCCACCCAACCAGCTGCTGCGGCCGCTGCGGCCGCTGTAGCAGCCGCCGCTGCCACGGCAACCGCCACGGCAACCGCCACTGTGGCCCTACAGGAGACGCAAAACAAGGACATGAACCAGTATGGCCAG aTGTGTTCGTCCTTTCAGATGGGTCCCTCACAGGGCTACAACAACCAGTTCCTCAGCCAGCAGGGCCCCCGAGGCCCCCCATCCATGCAGGGGGCAGGGGGCATGAACCCGGCAGGCATGAACCCAGGCATCAACAACGCCAACATGACGGGGCCCCCCATGGGCATGAACCAGCCCCGAGCCCCTGGCATGGCTCCCTTTGGCGGCCACGGCCAGAGGATGCCCCAGCAGGGCTACCCGGGCCCCCGGGCACAGGGCATGCCCATGCAGGCCATGAAGAGGCCCTACCCAGGCGAG CCAAACTATGGAGGTCAGCAGTTTGCACCAAACGGCCAGTTTCCCAACCAGCAGGGCCAATAttccacccccaacccctccagGTCTCTGCCCTCGCCCAACTACCCCGGCCAGAGGATGCCAGGCCAGCAGGGCGCCGGCCAGTACCCCCCTGGTGGAGTGGCCATGGGCCAGTACTATAAG CAGGAGCCATTTAACgggcaaaacaacaacaacttctcAGCCGGTGGATACTCCTACAGTCAAGGCAATGGG cCTCCTCGACCAGTGGGTAACTACCCCCACTCTCCGGTCCCTGGGAACCCCACGCCCCCCATGACCCCGGGCAGCACTATCCCCCCCTACCTGTCCCCCAGTCAGGACGTCAAACCGCCCTTCCCTCCAGACATGAAGCCCAGCGTGACGGTGCTGCCCCCACACCCAA CCAACCCTAACGAGGAGCTGCGTTTAACGTTTCCAGTGCGGGACGGTGTGGTGTTGGAGCCCTTCCGCCTGGAGCACAACCTGGCCGTCAGCAACCACGTCTTCCACTTGAGACCCTCTGTCCACCAGACACTCATGTGGAG gtcagaTCTGGAGCTGCAGTTCAAGTGCTACCACCATGAAGACCGGCAGATGAACACAAACTGGCCGGCCTCCGTGCAGGTCAGCGTCAACGCCACGCCGCTCACCATCGAGAGGGGAGACAACAAAACCTCCCACAAACCCCTTCACCTCAAACACGTTTGCCAGCCGGGCAGGAACACCATCCAGATCACCGTCACTGCCTGCTGctgt tcGCACTTGTTTGTGCTGCAGCTGGTGCATCGGCCGTCCGTGCGATCCGTCCTGCAGGGGCTCCTCAAGAAGAGACTGCTGCCGGCCGAGCACTGCATCACCAAAA TCAAAAGAAACTTCAGCAGTGTAGCAGCCTCCTCTAACACCACTCTGAATGGGGAGGACGGGATTGAGCAGACAGCCATTAAAGTGTCTCTCAAGTGTCCCATCACCTTCAGACGGATCCAGCTGCCAGCACGGGGACACGACTGTAAACACGTGCAg TGTTTTGACCTGGAGTCGTATCTGCAGCTGAACTGTGAGAGGGGGACGTGGCGATGTCCCGTCTGCAA TAAAAGCGCACTCCTGGAGGGCCTGGAGGTGGACCAGTACATGTGGGGAATTCTCAATGCCATCCAAAA CTCGGAGTTTGAGGAGGTCACCATCGACCCGACGTGTAGCTGGCGGCCCGTCCCCATAAAGTCCGACCTCCACATCAAGGAGGATCCAGACGGCCCTCTGGCCAAGCGCTTTAAGACCATGAGCCCCAGTCAGATGATCATGCCCAATGTGATGGAGATGATCGCCCAGCTGGGGCCGGGCCCCTCGCCCTACACCTCTCTGGCCCAGCAGCACCAGGCCAACAGCGGGGAGTACGTCAGCCAGGGAAGAG GAAACAGTTACCAGGGCAACCATGGAAACTTTGACTTCCCCCATGGCAACCCGTCCAGCGGAGCGCCCATGAATGACTTCATCCACGGCCCCCAGCTGTCGCACCCGCCAGAGGGGCCCAACAACCTCATGGGCCCCGACAAGCCTCTCGCCCACGGCATGCCTGACACG ATGCCTCACCCGGGCAGCACTGAACCGTCCCACGCTTCCATGCATCAGCAGAGCTTACACGCGCCGCCTCACCCCAGCAGCCAATCAGCGCAGCCGCTTCACCACGGCGGCCCCCCTTCCTCCCATCCGCCGCCCACGCGCCAGGGCCCGCCCAATCAGCAGCAGCCTcagccgccgccgccgtccTCCAGCCTTAACAGCCAATCGCATGGCAGCGAGCTGACCTTTCACCCTTCGGAAGGGCAGGCCGGGGCACAGGGAGCAGCAGACATGCCCGAGCCCTCGTTGGAT cTGCTGCCAGAGCTGGCCAACCCAGACGAGTTACTGTCATACTTGGACCCGCCTGACCTCCCAAACAACAGCAGCGATGacttgctctccctctttgaAAACAACTGA